The following coding sequences are from one Rathayibacter sp. VKM Ac-2760 window:
- a CDS encoding DUF916 domain-containing protein encodes MMFRSTLRSLGVLLVVGVAAAVLPAQALAEEASSAVTWGVRPADTEQGSERPNYAYALEPGGQLSDALIVSNYDDEEQTFRVYGSDGFITEAGQLDLLPAAEPSTQLGSWISFEAPDVVVPAGESVQIPFQLEVPADAVPGDYAAGVVSSILVQGETGVSVDRRLGSRMYLRVGGDLAPALSVDGLTVSYQGEWNPFAPGTTTIDYTVTNAGNTRLAPGAELAVSGLFGLGTVAATDPEPLPELLPGSSTSRSVTVAGVWPLFVATARIALTGSVVTADFAGQAADPAAVPEVAAVSSEASTAAVPWSALVLLALLAGLIVLAVVRRRRRTAGEQQRIDAAVAAAVAGAAVSGAPASGAPATPRDATSDEDSRRVELTSGISRETNDPSAGDRAGVRS; translated from the coding sequence ATGATGTTCCGCTCCACACTCCGCTCGCTCGGTGTCCTGCTCGTCGTCGGGGTCGCGGCCGCTGTGCTGCCGGCGCAGGCGCTCGCCGAGGAGGCGAGCTCGGCCGTCACCTGGGGGGTGCGGCCCGCCGACACCGAGCAGGGCAGCGAGCGGCCGAACTACGCCTACGCGCTCGAGCCGGGCGGGCAGCTGAGCGACGCGCTCATCGTCTCCAACTACGACGACGAGGAGCAGACCTTCCGCGTCTACGGCTCCGACGGCTTCATCACCGAGGCGGGGCAGCTCGATCTGCTGCCGGCCGCCGAGCCGTCCACGCAGCTGGGCAGCTGGATCTCCTTCGAGGCTCCGGACGTCGTCGTCCCCGCGGGCGAGAGCGTGCAGATCCCGTTCCAGCTCGAGGTGCCGGCCGACGCCGTGCCCGGCGACTACGCCGCGGGCGTCGTCTCCTCGATCCTCGTCCAGGGCGAGACCGGCGTCTCTGTCGACCGCCGCCTCGGCTCGCGGATGTACCTCCGCGTCGGCGGCGACCTCGCCCCGGCCCTCTCGGTCGACGGCCTCACCGTCTCGTACCAGGGCGAGTGGAACCCCTTCGCTCCGGGCACGACCACCATCGACTACACCGTCACCAACGCGGGCAACACCCGCCTCGCGCCGGGCGCCGAGCTCGCGGTCTCCGGTCTCTTCGGCCTCGGCACCGTCGCCGCGACCGATCCGGAGCCGCTGCCCGAGCTGCTGCCGGGCAGCTCGACCAGCCGGAGCGTCACCGTCGCCGGGGTCTGGCCGCTGTTCGTCGCGACCGCCCGGATCGCGCTGACCGGCTCCGTCGTCACCGCCGACTTCGCGGGGCAGGCCGCCGATCCGGCCGCCGTGCCCGAGGTCGCCGCGGTGTCCTCCGAGGCCTCGACCGCGGCCGTGCCGTGGAGCGCGCTGGTGCTGCTGGCGCTGCTCGCCGGGCTGATCGTGCTGGCGGTCGTGCGCCGCCGCCGCCGGACCGCGGGCGAGCAGCAGCGGATCGACGCCGCCGTCGCCGCCGCGGTGGCGGGCGCCGCGGTGTCCGGTGCCCCCGCGTCCGGTGCCCCCGCGACTCCGCGAGATGCCACTTCTGACGAGGATTCGCGGCGTGTCGAGCTCACAAGTGGCATCTCGCGGGAGACGAACGACCCGTCGGCGGGCGACCGGGCGGGGGTGCGCTCCTGA
- a CDS encoding inositol-3-phosphate synthase: MTSSDSTTRTTTATTDRAPQQERIGLWLIGARGSVATTAAVGLHAIASGAAPSNGCATATPAFEDVPLAGFDAIVIGGHDVSSTPLLEKAMGLAAGGMFPTSVVAEVAERLDATDREIRRSFAVESGSQQEEIDRQAADILEFRERHSLARVVVIDVASTEVLPQDRPEFHDLAALRAALARPGETVLPPSSISALAAATAGSPYVCFTPSTALALPALEEWAAEAGIPIAGQDGKTGETLLRSVLAPMFTARGMRVLSWAGANLLGGGDGQTLADPEAVRSKLVSKNRGLRSLLGDEVVTPLHIDNVPDLGDVKTAWDHVHAEGFLGSRITVQTIWSAYDSALAAPLILDLARLMSLADAAGISGPVAELGFFFKDPWGSDVHGFAEQTAELVAWSARTGAAVAQRSLVAGGAIRHG; the protein is encoded by the coding sequence ATGACCTCGTCCGACAGCACCACCCGCACCACCACCGCCACCACCGACCGCGCCCCGCAGCAGGAGCGCATCGGCCTCTGGCTGATCGGAGCCCGGGGCAGCGTCGCCACCACGGCCGCCGTCGGCCTGCACGCGATCGCCTCGGGCGCGGCGCCCAGCAACGGCTGCGCCACCGCGACGCCCGCCTTCGAGGACGTGCCGCTCGCCGGCTTCGACGCGATCGTGATCGGCGGGCACGACGTCTCGTCGACGCCGCTGCTCGAGAAGGCGATGGGCCTCGCGGCCGGCGGGATGTTCCCGACCTCCGTCGTCGCCGAGGTCGCGGAGCGCCTCGACGCCACCGACCGCGAGATCCGCCGCTCCTTCGCCGTCGAGAGCGGCTCGCAGCAGGAGGAGATCGACCGCCAGGCCGCCGACATCCTCGAGTTCCGCGAGCGGCACTCCCTGGCCCGCGTCGTCGTGATCGACGTCGCCTCCACCGAGGTCCTGCCGCAGGACCGCCCCGAGTTCCACGACCTCGCCGCCCTGCGCGCGGCCCTCGCCCGGCCCGGCGAGACCGTGCTGCCGCCGAGCTCGATCAGCGCCCTCGCCGCGGCGACCGCCGGCTCGCCCTACGTCTGCTTCACCCCCTCCACCGCGCTCGCCCTGCCCGCGCTAGAGGAGTGGGCCGCGGAGGCGGGCATCCCGATCGCGGGCCAGGACGGCAAGACCGGCGAGACCCTGCTCCGCAGCGTGCTCGCGCCGATGTTCACGGCGCGCGGGATGCGCGTGCTGTCCTGGGCGGGCGCGAATCTGCTCGGCGGCGGCGACGGGCAGACCCTCGCCGACCCGGAGGCGGTGCGCTCGAAGCTGGTCTCGAAGAACCGCGGACTCCGCAGCCTGCTCGGCGACGAGGTCGTCACTCCGCTGCACATCGACAACGTGCCGGACCTCGGCGACGTCAAGACCGCGTGGGACCACGTGCACGCCGAGGGCTTCCTCGGCTCGCGGATCACGGTGCAGACGATCTGGTCGGCGTACGACTCCGCGCTCGCCGCGCCGCTGATCCTCGACCTGGCGCGACTGATGTCGCTCGCCGACGCGGCCGGGATCTCCGGGCCGGTCGCCGAGCTGGGCTTCTTCTTCAAGGACCCGTGGGGGAGCGACGTGCACGGCTTCGCGGAGCAGACCGCCGAGCTGGTGGCCTGGTCGGCGCGGACCGGCGCGGCCGTCGCCCAGCGCTCGCTCGTGGCCGGCGGCGCGATCCGCCATGGCTGA
- a CDS encoding ROK family protein produces MGVRAGSQTGDLLRLFADGRPRTRAELVEETGLARTAVMTRLDLFFELGLIAHLDRAPSTGGRPSARLVFDPSVRAFLTIDLGATHSTIALTDFDGRIVVERREELDIAQGPVRVLDHALDVCDEILADAHLAPEALAGFGLGVPGPVEHASGRPVRPPIMPGWDGFDIPSYIRRRVDTTVLVDNDVNLLALGERASRFPHAQDLIFVKISTGIGSGIVSGGVLQRGALGAAGDLGHVQMPRTAPEAADGREGDLEALASGGALVRALTEAGRNVHSVRDLLELLRARDPEAVEAARIAGLQIGEVLATCVSLLNPSVIVLGGSIALASPEILAGVREVVDRRSLALATQRLQLVTAELGGSGGVRGAALMLRQHLLGPSNVDAFLEQLRAQSLTGR; encoded by the coding sequence GTGGGCGTGCGGGCCGGCTCGCAGACCGGCGACCTGCTGCGGCTCTTCGCCGACGGCCGTCCGCGCACCCGCGCCGAGCTGGTCGAGGAGACGGGACTCGCCCGCACGGCGGTGATGACCCGGCTCGACCTGTTCTTCGAGCTCGGGCTGATCGCGCACCTCGACCGCGCGCCGTCGACCGGCGGCCGCCCGTCGGCCCGGCTGGTCTTCGATCCGTCGGTCCGCGCGTTCCTGACCATCGATCTGGGAGCGACGCACTCGACCATCGCGCTGACCGACTTCGACGGCCGCATCGTCGTCGAGCGCCGCGAGGAGCTCGACATCGCGCAGGGCCCGGTCCGGGTGCTCGATCACGCGCTCGACGTCTGCGACGAGATCCTCGCCGACGCGCACCTGGCGCCCGAGGCGCTGGCCGGCTTCGGTCTCGGAGTGCCGGGCCCGGTCGAGCACGCGAGCGGCCGCCCGGTGCGCCCGCCGATCATGCCCGGCTGGGACGGCTTCGACATCCCGAGCTACATCCGGCGCCGCGTCGACACCACCGTGCTCGTCGACAACGACGTCAACCTGCTCGCCCTGGGCGAGCGCGCCTCGCGCTTCCCGCACGCGCAGGACCTGATCTTCGTGAAGATCAGCACCGGCATCGGCTCGGGCATCGTCTCCGGCGGTGTGCTCCAGCGCGGCGCGCTCGGCGCGGCCGGCGATCTCGGTCACGTGCAGATGCCGCGCACCGCTCCGGAGGCGGCGGACGGGCGCGAGGGCGACCTCGAGGCGCTCGCGAGCGGCGGGGCCCTGGTGCGCGCGCTGACCGAGGCGGGGCGCAACGTGCACTCGGTCCGCGATCTGCTCGAGCTGCTGCGCGCCCGCGACCCCGAGGCCGTCGAGGCGGCACGCATCGCCGGCCTGCAGATCGGCGAGGTGCTGGCCACCTGCGTGAGCCTGCTCAACCCCTCGGTCATCGTCCTGGGCGGGAGCATCGCGCTCGCCAGCCCGGAGATCCTGGCGGGGGTGCGCGAGGTCGTCGACCGGCGCTCCCTCGCGCTCGCGACGCAGCGGCTGCAGCTGGTGACCGCCGAGCTCGGCGGCAGCGGCGGCGTGCGCGGCGCGGCCCTGATGCTGCGTCAGCACCTCCTCGGCCCGAGCAACGTCGACGCGTTCCTCGAGCAGCTCCGCGCGCAGAGCCTCACCGGGCGCTGA
- a CDS encoding tryptophan-rich sensory protein produces MTATTSPTRADRVRQSAVAVSAVLALVGSFIGSGAAGGTQIQDAAGGALSASSTPVAPDGPAFAIWSVIYAGLIAYAIWQFLPSQATRDRHRRLGYWAVASLLLNAAWILVVQAGLLALSVVVIALLLGVLARIFVILRSTRSGGVVDAIVTDGTFGLYLGWVCVATAANVAAALVGAGVGSADGPGAAPWAIVVLIVAALVGVLLAVTGRGRLAPMLSLCWGLTWVAVGRFSGELVSVPAGIAALVAAAVVLVATVLLRLAAARRVGAGRPSAA; encoded by the coding sequence ATGACCGCCACGACTTCCCCCACCCGCGCCGACCGCGTCCGCCAGTCGGCCGTCGCCGTCAGCGCGGTGCTCGCGCTCGTCGGCTCCTTCATCGGCTCGGGGGCGGCGGGCGGCACGCAGATCCAGGACGCGGCCGGCGGCGCCCTGAGCGCCTCCTCCACCCCGGTCGCGCCCGACGGGCCCGCGTTCGCGATCTGGAGCGTCATCTACGCCGGACTGATCGCCTACGCGATCTGGCAGTTCCTCCCCTCGCAGGCCACGCGCGATCGCCACCGCCGGCTCGGCTACTGGGCCGTGGCCAGCCTGCTGCTCAACGCGGCGTGGATCCTCGTCGTGCAGGCCGGACTGCTCGCGCTCAGCGTCGTGGTGATCGCCCTGCTGCTCGGCGTGCTCGCCCGGATCTTCGTGATCCTCCGCTCGACGCGCTCCGGCGGGGTCGTCGACGCGATCGTCACCGACGGCACGTTCGGCCTCTACCTCGGCTGGGTCTGCGTCGCGACGGCGGCCAACGTCGCCGCCGCCCTCGTCGGCGCGGGGGTCGGCAGCGCCGACGGACCCGGCGCCGCGCCCTGGGCGATCGTCGTGCTGATCGTCGCCGCGCTGGTCGGGGTGCTGCTCGCGGTCACCGGTCGCGGGCGCCTCGCGCCGATGCTCTCGCTCTGCTGGGGCCTGACCTGGGTCGCGGTCGGCCGCTTCTCCGGCGAGCTCGTCTCGGTGCCGGCGGGGATCGCCGCGCTGGTCGCGGCGGCCGTCGTGCTCGTGGCGACGGTGCTCCTCCGCCTCGCCGCAGCGCGCCGCGTCGGAGCAGGACGGCCGAGCGCGGCCTGA
- a CDS encoding SCO3242 family prenyltransferase, with amino-acid sequence MAELRDWLELVRAKAALSVLGDTVAGAAWAGRASGARTVALPLASALLYSAGMALNDYADAELDAEERPERPIPSGRIRRGAALGLAAGLTGAGIAVAALADGRRSLLLSVPLAASIWSYDLLAKPTPLGPVVMAACRGLDVLLGAGAGGVRAAAPASAAVAVHTLGVTVLSRGEVHGTRPAIAGAAATGTAALALALGIGAVRAKGSPAIGAVVAVAVARWIALVLVPQLRAVRTPDAASARTATRSGIAGMIPLQAALAGLRRPELGAALLGLDALGAVALRRPKVSADIT; translated from the coding sequence ATGGCTGAGCTGCGCGACTGGCTCGAGCTCGTGCGCGCCAAGGCGGCGCTCTCGGTGCTCGGCGACACGGTGGCCGGGGCGGCCTGGGCCGGCCGGGCGTCCGGCGCGCGCACCGTCGCGCTGCCGCTCGCGTCCGCGCTCCTCTACTCGGCGGGCATGGCGCTCAACGACTACGCCGACGCCGAGCTCGACGCGGAGGAGCGGCCCGAGCGGCCGATCCCCTCGGGGCGGATCCGGCGCGGCGCCGCGCTCGGTCTGGCCGCCGGGCTGACCGGCGCGGGGATCGCCGTCGCGGCGCTGGCGGACGGGCGGCGCTCGCTCCTGCTGAGCGTGCCGCTGGCCGCGAGCATCTGGTCGTACGACCTGCTGGCGAAGCCGACTCCGCTCGGGCCGGTCGTGATGGCGGCCTGCCGGGGGCTCGACGTGCTGCTCGGCGCGGGGGCGGGCGGTGTGCGCGCGGCGGCTCCAGCCTCGGCCGCCGTCGCGGTGCACACCCTCGGCGTCACCGTGCTCTCGCGCGGCGAGGTGCACGGCACCCGCCCGGCGATCGCGGGAGCGGCGGCCACCGGAACGGCGGCCCTCGCGCTCGCGCTGGGGATCGGCGCGGTCCGGGCGAAGGGCTCGCCGGCGATCGGGGCCGTCGTCGCCGTCGCGGTGGCGCGCTGGATCGCGCTCGTGCTGGTCCCGCAGCTGCGGGCGGTGCGGACGCCCGACGCGGCCTCGGCCCGGACGGCCACCCGCTCGGGCATCGCGGGGATGATCCCGCTGCAGGCGGCGCTCGCCGGGCTGCGGCGACCCGAGCTCGGCGCAGCCCTGCTCGGTCTCGACGCGCTCGGCGCGGTCGCGCTGCGGCGCCCGAAGGTCTCGGCGGACATCACATGA
- a CDS encoding EboA domain-containing protein, with protein sequence MSEQSNDQAGPVLGYGTNGFADHTLDDALTVLHAAGYRAVALTLGHPHLDPFADDIRERTLALRARLDQLGLRVVIETGARYLLDPFAKHRPTLVDEEAGPRLAFLHRAIEIAALLGADAVSLWSGVLPAGVDRARGWRLLVERMRGVVAEAERYGVRLGFEPEPGMLVETVADALLLRRELGDPEAFGLTVDLGHCVVVEPDGVVGALRSAAGLLVNVQVDDMLPERHEHLELGTGVLDLAAAFATLEEIGYRGIAAVELPRHSHDAPRLAVASLAAMRAAIGAAGGRPEAPPHPWTAAACAVLREQPRRIDRYFPAAGREAGRAPLRPDTDPLGLVHGTEDDAARSALLAAAAGALDDEDLAALLLRLYRGGDDAERRGVLVGLHALTAAGRAGEPVAAAGRELIADALRANDTRLVAAAMGRFAEEHLDAHAWRHGVLKLVFCGIPLAAVSGLERRSDAELSAMAGRFADERRAAGRTVPDDLAVLLPS encoded by the coding sequence ATGAGCGAGCAGTCGAACGATCAGGCTGGCCCCGTCCTCGGCTACGGCACCAACGGCTTCGCCGACCACACCCTCGACGACGCCCTGACGGTGCTGCACGCCGCCGGCTACCGCGCGGTGGCGCTGACCCTCGGCCACCCGCACCTGGACCCGTTCGCGGACGACATCCGCGAGCGCACCCTCGCCCTGCGCGCGCGGCTCGACCAGCTGGGCCTCCGCGTGGTGATCGAGACCGGGGCTCGCTACCTCCTCGATCCGTTCGCGAAGCACCGGCCGACCCTCGTCGACGAGGAGGCCGGCCCGCGCCTGGCCTTCCTGCACCGCGCGATCGAGATCGCCGCGCTGCTCGGCGCGGACGCCGTCTCGCTCTGGTCGGGCGTGCTGCCCGCGGGCGTCGACCGCGCCCGCGGCTGGCGCCTCCTGGTCGAGCGGATGCGCGGCGTCGTCGCCGAGGCCGAGCGCTACGGCGTGCGGCTGGGCTTCGAGCCCGAGCCGGGCATGCTCGTCGAGACCGTCGCGGACGCGCTGCTGCTGCGGCGCGAGCTGGGCGATCCCGAGGCGTTCGGCCTCACCGTCGACCTCGGCCACTGCGTGGTCGTCGAGCCGGACGGCGTCGTCGGCGCCCTCCGCAGCGCGGCCGGCCTGCTGGTCAACGTGCAGGTCGACGACATGCTGCCCGAGCGGCACGAGCACCTCGAGCTCGGCACCGGCGTGCTCGATCTCGCGGCGGCGTTCGCGACGCTCGAGGAGATCGGCTACCGCGGGATCGCCGCCGTGGAGCTGCCGCGGCACTCGCACGACGCCCCGCGCCTCGCGGTGGCGAGCCTCGCCGCGATGCGGGCGGCGATCGGAGCGGCCGGGGGTCGGCCGGAGGCACCGCCGCACCCCTGGACCGCCGCGGCCTGCGCCGTCCTCCGCGAGCAGCCGCGGCGGATCGACCGCTACTTCCCGGCCGCCGGTCGGGAGGCGGGCCGCGCCCCGCTCCGCCCGGACACGGATCCGCTCGGCCTCGTGCACGGCACCGAGGACGACGCCGCGCGCTCGGCACTGCTCGCGGCGGCCGCCGGCGCGCTCGACGACGAGGACCTCGCCGCGCTGCTCCTCCGCCTCTACCGCGGCGGCGACGACGCCGAGCGCCGCGGAGTGCTCGTCGGCCTGCACGCGCTCACCGCCGCCGGCCGCGCGGGCGAGCCGGTGGCGGCGGCCGGGCGCGAGCTGATCGCGGACGCCCTGCGCGCCAACGACACCCGCCTGGTGGCCGCGGCGATGGGCCGCTTCGCGGAGGAGCACCTCGACGCGCACGCCTGGCGGCACGGGGTGCTCAAGCTCGTCTTCTGCGGCATCCCGCTCGCGGCCGTCTCCGGTCTCGAGCGGCGCAGCGACGCCGAGCTCTCCGCGATGGCCGGCCGCTTCGCCGACGAGCGCCGCGCCGCCGGCCGCACGGTGCCGGACGACCTGGCGGTGCTCCTGCCGAGCTGA
- a CDS encoding TatD family hydrolase: MRIFDPHIHMTSRTTDDYQAMHDAGVRAVVEPSFWLGQPRTSVGSFTDYFDALIGWERFRAAQYGIRHHCTIGLNPKEANDPRCREVLPELDRYLAKDGVVAVGETGYDSLTAEEDAVFRHHLELAKDHGLPVLVHTPHRDKEAGTRQTLDVVAESGIDAGLVVVDHLNETTVDLVLGSGCWLGFSIYPDTKMDETRLVTLVERIGLERVLVNSAADWGRSDPLTTAKTGHLLLVAGFSAAEVDRLLWQNPIEFYGQSGRLNLDPIPGFDAVDAAGRTFEGNSILRGAPRVAEVV, from the coding sequence ATGCGCATCTTCGACCCGCACATCCACATGACCTCCCGCACCACCGACGACTACCAGGCGATGCACGACGCCGGCGTCCGCGCCGTGGTCGAGCCGTCGTTCTGGCTCGGCCAGCCGCGCACCAGCGTCGGCTCGTTCACCGACTACTTCGACGCCCTGATCGGCTGGGAGCGCTTCCGCGCCGCGCAGTACGGCATCCGCCACCACTGCACCATCGGCCTCAACCCCAAGGAGGCCAACGACCCGCGCTGCCGCGAGGTGCTGCCCGAGCTCGACCGCTACCTCGCCAAGGACGGCGTCGTCGCGGTCGGCGAGACCGGCTACGACTCGCTCACCGCGGAGGAGGACGCCGTCTTCCGCCACCACCTGGAGCTGGCGAAGGACCACGGCCTCCCCGTGCTCGTGCACACCCCGCACCGCGACAAGGAGGCGGGCACCCGGCAGACGCTCGACGTCGTCGCCGAGTCCGGGATCGACGCCGGCCTCGTCGTCGTCGACCACCTCAACGAGACCACCGTCGACCTCGTCCTCGGCTCCGGCTGCTGGCTCGGCTTCTCGATCTACCCCGACACCAAGATGGACGAGACCCGCCTGGTCACGCTCGTCGAGCGGATCGGCCTGGAGCGCGTGCTGGTCAACTCCGCCGCCGACTGGGGCCGCTCCGATCCGCTGACCACCGCGAAGACCGGCCACCTGCTGCTCGTCGCCGGCTTCAGCGCCGCCGAGGTCGACCGGCTGCTCTGGCAGAACCCGATCGAGTTCTACGGGCAGAGCGGACGGCTGAACCTCGACCCGATCCCCGGCTTCGACGCGGTCGACGCGGCCGGCCGCACCTTCGAGGGCAACTCGATCCTCCGGGGCGCGCCGCGCGTGGCGGAGGTCGTCTGA
- the eboE gene encoding metabolite traffic protein EboE, with product MHLSYCTNVHPAEDLDGVVRQLDVYAGPARAAAGLDTVGVGLWIPRDLAARLVASREDRAVLRAALERNGLEVRTLNAFPYAAFHAEVVKLDVYRPDWTTPERLAYTIDCARLLADLLPAGADGSISTLPLGWREGWGPEQDAAAVRQLALLVDELRELRRSTGHAIRLAIEPEPGCILDTVDDVVDWLHPRIGLVDPAYVGVCLDTCHLAVSFADPAAAVRRIRDAGLRVVKVQASAALHVADPADPAARAAVGAFVEKRYLHQTRENGAGGVLRVDDLPEALDTLPGEGPWRVHFHVPLHHRPAAPLSATTAVLAEAVSAVDAAWPYDEIHLDVETYTWAVLAEAPSDLSVGIGAELAWAAEHLLTPQARAAVLEAGAAPLPVAAVPVAALVAEEVAL from the coding sequence ATGCACCTCTCCTACTGCACCAACGTCCACCCGGCCGAGGACCTCGACGGCGTCGTCCGTCAGCTCGACGTCTACGCCGGTCCCGCCCGCGCCGCCGCGGGGCTCGACACCGTCGGCGTGGGGCTGTGGATCCCGCGCGATCTCGCCGCCCGGCTGGTCGCGAGCCGCGAGGACCGCGCCGTGCTGCGCGCCGCCCTCGAGCGCAACGGCCTCGAGGTGCGGACGCTGAACGCGTTCCCCTACGCCGCCTTCCACGCCGAGGTGGTGAAGCTCGACGTCTACCGGCCCGACTGGACCACGCCCGAGCGCCTCGCCTACACGATCGACTGCGCGCGCCTCCTCGCCGATCTGCTGCCCGCGGGCGCCGACGGCAGCATCTCCACCCTGCCGCTCGGCTGGCGCGAGGGCTGGGGTCCGGAGCAGGACGCGGCGGCCGTGCGGCAGCTCGCGCTGCTGGTCGACGAGCTGCGCGAGCTGCGCCGCTCGACCGGCCACGCGATCCGCCTCGCGATCGAGCCGGAGCCTGGCTGCATCCTCGACACCGTCGACGACGTCGTCGACTGGCTGCACCCCCGCATCGGCCTGGTCGACCCGGCCTACGTCGGCGTCTGCCTCGACACCTGCCACCTCGCGGTGTCGTTCGCCGACCCCGCCGCGGCGGTCCGGCGGATCCGGGACGCGGGCCTGCGCGTGGTGAAGGTGCAGGCCTCCGCGGCCCTGCACGTCGCCGACCCGGCCGACCCGGCCGCGCGCGCGGCCGTCGGCGCCTTCGTGGAGAAGCGCTACCTGCACCAGACCCGCGAGAACGGCGCGGGCGGGGTGCTCCGCGTCGACGACCTGCCGGAGGCGCTCGACACGCTGCCCGGGGAGGGGCCCTGGCGCGTGCACTTCCACGTGCCGCTGCACCACCGGCCGGCCGCGCCGCTGTCGGCGACCACCGCGGTGCTCGCCGAGGCGGTCTCGGCCGTCGACGCCGCCTGGCCGTACGACGAGATCCACCTCGACGTCGAGACCTACACCTGGGCCGTGCTGGCGGAGGCGCCGAGCGACCTCTCCGTCGGCATCGGCGCCGAGCTGGCCTGGGCCGCGGAGCACCTGCTGACCCCGCAGGCGCGCGCCGCGGTGCTGGAGGCGGGCGCGGCTCCGCTCCCGGTCGCCGCGGTGCCGGTCGCCGCGCTCGTGGCCGAGGAGGTCGCGCTGTGA
- a CDS encoding nucleotide pyrophosphatase/phosphodiesterase family protein — MRPVLLIDVVGLTATALADMPRLSRLARAGGQLPLDTILPAVTCSVQSSMLTGTLPAQHGIVGNGWYFRDLGEVHLWRQHNRLVTGEKVWETARRLSDGAYRAANIGWWYAMGATTDVTVTPRPIYHADGRKSPDAYVRPPALHDELAGKLGAFPLFQYWGPTASLRSTQWMVDATRHVLAGDGSGPPQLTTAYLPHLDYDLQRFGPDSPEARRAASELDVVLAPLLDDAEALGASVVVVAEYGIAAADTPVDVNRALRREGLLEVYVQDGREQLDPWTSRAFAVADHQIAHVYVPDAADLPRVRSLLEALDGVDEVLDREAQARYGLDHERSGELVVVARPGAWFTYYYWLDDDRAPDFARGVDIHRKPGYDPAELFFDPADRLVKAKAAGNLAKKALGLRYAMNLVPLDASLVRGTHGRLPASAADTPLVLTSDADLLPAGATSLPVTAVRDLVLAAHGPALSRAFAASRA, encoded by the coding sequence GTGAGGCCGGTGCTGCTGATCGACGTGGTCGGCCTCACCGCGACGGCGCTCGCCGACATGCCGCGCCTGTCGCGGCTGGCCCGTGCCGGCGGGCAGCTGCCGCTGGACACGATCCTGCCGGCCGTCACCTGCAGCGTGCAGTCCTCGATGCTCACCGGCACGCTGCCCGCGCAGCACGGGATCGTCGGCAACGGCTGGTACTTCCGCGACCTCGGCGAGGTGCACCTCTGGCGCCAGCACAACCGCCTGGTCACGGGGGAGAAGGTCTGGGAGACGGCCCGCCGGCTGAGCGACGGCGCCTACCGCGCCGCGAACATCGGCTGGTGGTACGCGATGGGAGCGACCACCGACGTCACCGTCACGCCGCGGCCGATCTATCACGCCGACGGCCGCAAGTCGCCGGACGCCTACGTCCGCCCGCCGGCACTGCACGACGAGCTGGCCGGGAAGCTGGGCGCCTTCCCGCTGTTCCAGTACTGGGGGCCGACCGCGTCGCTGCGCTCCACGCAGTGGATGGTGGACGCGACCCGGCACGTGCTCGCCGGCGACGGCTCCGGGCCGCCGCAGCTGACCACGGCCTACCTGCCGCACCTCGACTACGACCTGCAGCGCTTCGGGCCGGACTCGCCCGAGGCGCGGCGGGCGGCGTCCGAGCTCGACGTGGTGCTCGCCCCGCTGCTCGACGACGCGGAGGCGCTCGGCGCCTCGGTCGTCGTCGTGGCGGAGTACGGGATCGCGGCGGCCGACACCCCCGTCGACGTCAACCGGGCGCTGCGCCGCGAGGGCCTGCTCGAGGTCTACGTGCAGGACGGCCGCGAGCAGCTGGACCCCTGGACCTCGCGCGCCTTCGCGGTCGCGGACCACCAGATCGCGCACGTCTACGTGCCGGACGCCGCCGACCTGCCGCGGGTGCGCTCGCTGCTCGAGGCGCTGGACGGGGTGGACGAGGTGCTCGACCGCGAGGCGCAGGCGCGGTACGGCCTCGACCACGAGCGCTCCGGCGAGCTGGTGGTGGTCGCGCGGCCAGGGGCGTGGTTCACCTACTACTACTGGCTCGACGACGACCGCGCGCCCGACTTCGCCCGCGGCGTCGACATCCACCGCAAGCCCGGCTACGACCCGGCGGAGCTGTTCTTCGACCCCGCCGACCGGCTGGTGAAGGCCAAGGCGGCCGGCAACCTCGCGAAGAAGGCCCTCGGCCTGCGCTACGCGATGAACCTCGTGCCCCTGGACGCCTCGCTCGTGCGCGGCACGCACGGCCGCCTGCCGGCGTCGGCGGCGGACACCCCGCTGGTGCTGACCTCGGACGCGGACCTGCTGCCGGCCGGCGCCACGTCCCTGCCGGTCACGGCGGTGCGCGACCTGGTGCTGGCGGCGCACGGCCCGGCGCTGTCCCGGGCGTTCGCGGCGTCCCGCGCCTGA